One stretch of Armigeres subalbatus isolate Guangzhou_Male chromosome 2, GZ_Asu_2, whole genome shotgun sequence DNA includes these proteins:
- the LOC134214549 gene encoding uncharacterized protein LOC134214549, with protein sequence MNFYLEVFEAKMSSPGKYVRAPAIESESDSDELTNNNMRGLYVRALQTSSEDEMVEEVDSSLARHSIAPPVDQLELQKRVKELEEALKEMSECRSNRSSGKPSTSPVSTNRAENFATTQSGMHNKIITQFYQLLLFETTCV encoded by the exons ATGAATTTCTAC TTGGAAGTATTCGAAGCTAAAATGTCTTCACCGGGAAAATATGTCCGTGCTCCGGCAATTGAATCTGAAAGTGATTCAGATGAACTGACGAATAACAATATGAGAGGATTATACGTGCGGGCTCTTCAAACTTCATCCGAAGACGAAATGGTTGAGGAAGTTGATAGCTCGCTGGCACGCCACTCAATCGCTCCACCAGTAGATCAACTTGAGTTGCAGAAGCGTGTGAAGGAACTAGAAGAAGCCCTCAAGGAGATGTCCGAATGTCGTAGCAATCGAAGCTCCGGGAAGCCTAGTACCAGCCCAGTATCAACCAACCGTGCCGAAAACTTCGCTACTACCcaatcaggaatgcataacaaaattataactcaattctatcaattgttgttatttgaAACAACGTGtgtataa